A part of Carettochelys insculpta isolate YL-2023 chromosome 1, ASM3395843v1, whole genome shotgun sequence genomic DNA contains:
- the CCDC70 gene encoding coiled-coil domain-containing protein 70, with the protein MSYTSRQKKLIKKLWDEKAFREAIKDFQEKIKGFREKMNAFRDKIKAFRMAIQAYWEEENPIWEEEKVFREAEKAFREEAKAFWQGYRDFWKGYNAFWTKDKAFWEEDQVLWEKDHVLLEEEKVLWAEERALWADEKTLLEEERAFWDVEEALREDEKALQEDEKSIWEGAFDPLREQFLLAVAIDEAGGHGSDVLRERG; encoded by the coding sequence ATGTCCTACACTTCCCGCCAGAAGAAGCTCATTAAGAAACTATGGGACGAGAAAGCTTTTCGGGAGGCAATCAAGGATTTTCAGGAGAAGATCAAAGGTTTTCGGGAGAAGATGAATGCTTTTCGGGACAAGATCAAGGCTTTCAGAATGGCAATCCAGGCCTACTGGGAGGAGGAAAACCCCATCTGGGAGGAGGAAAAGGTTTTTCGGGAAGCAGAAAAGGCTTTTCGGGAAGAAGCAAAAGCCTTCTGGCAGGGGTACAGGGACTTCTGGAAGGGGTATAATGCCTTCTGGACAAAGGACAAGGCTTTCTGGGAGGAGGACCAGGTCCTCTGGGAAAAGGACCATgttctcctggaggaggagaaggtcctGTGGGCAGAAGAAAGAGCTCTCTGGGCTGATGAAAAAACCCTCCTAGAAGAGGAAAGAGCTTTCTGGGATGTTGAGGAAGCTCTCCGAGAAGACGAAAAGGCCCTCCAAGAAGATGAAAAATCTATTTGGGAGGGGGCATTTGACCCTCTGAGAGAACAGTTCCTGCTAGCTGTAGCAATTGATGAAGCTGGGGGGCATGGCTCAGATGTCCTGAGAGAAAGAGGGTAG